Proteins from a genomic interval of Euleptes europaea isolate rEulEur1 chromosome 16, rEulEur1.hap1, whole genome shotgun sequence:
- the ACOD1 gene encoding cis-aconitate decarboxylase → MWAKNITGNFANVIHGLKASHLTDVVIRRSKRMILDTLGVGLLGTRTDVFQKMVQYSKIYSSDTSSTVWAHPDIRLPPLYATFVNGVAVHSMDFDDTWHPTTHPSGAVLPVLLAVSEALPENKKISGLDLLLAFNVGIEVQGRLMHFSNEASDVPKRFHPPSIVGTLGSAAAAAKLLGLDQFKCKEALAIAASYAGAPLANAATQTKPLHMGNAGRHGLEAASLASLGLQANKLILDLKSGFGAFYADYLPQTLPSLQSYSWLLDQQDVAIKSFPAHLGTHWMAEAALAARKHLAKSRESLPSGRIKTIVLKAPDVQYVNRPFPASEHEARHSFQFAASAALLDGYISVESFKQQNISRPELSELLRKTHLVHPSDNQPSFKNLYCEVTIVLQDGDTLTERCDTFYGHWRKPLRQADLVKKFQSNATTVLLPEAAESIVEVVDNLEKLEDCGSLASLLKGAESTSELLKRSSRQI, encoded by the exons AATATTACTGGAAATTTTGCTAACGTGATCCATGGGCTGAAGGCCAGCCACCTGACTGACGTGGTCATTCGGAGGAGCAAACGGATGATTCTTGACACCTTAGGAGTTGGGCTCTTGGGCACCAGAACGGACGTCTTCCAAAAAATGGTCCAGTACAGTAAG ATCTACAGTTCCGATACATCCAGCACCGTTTGGGCTCACCCAGACATCCGGCTCCCTCCCCTGTACGCAACTTTTGTGAATGGAGTGGCG GTTCACTCCATGGATTTCGACGACACGTGGCACCCGACCACGCACCCATCTGGAGCCGTGTTGCCCGTTCTCCTCGCGGTCTCCGAAGCTCTGCCTGAAAACAAGAAGATTTCTGGCCTCGATCTCCTTCTGGCTTTCAATGTTGGCATCGAAGTACAAGGCAGATTGATGCACTTTTCCAATGAGGCCAGCGACGTCCCAAAaag ATTTCACCCTCCATCCATCGTTGGCACTTTGGGAAGCGCTGCGGCTGCTGCTAAACTCCTGGGCCTTGACCAATTCAAGTGTAAGGAGGCCCTGGCCATCGCCGCCTCTTATGCCGGGGCTCCATTGGCCAACGCGGCCACTCAAACAAAGCCTCTCCACATGGGCAACGCAGGCCGGCACGGCTTGGAAGCGGCCTCCTTGGCCTCCTTGGGCCTTCAAGCGAACAAGCTAATCCTGGACCTGAAGTCGGGCTTCGGCGCCTTTTACGCGGACTACTTACCTCAGACTCTGCCAAGTTTGCAATCGTATTCGTGGCTTTTGGACCAACAAGATGTGGCCATCAAGAGCTTCCCGGCCCACCTGGGGACCCACTGGATGGCAGAGGCGGCCCTGGCGGCAAGGAAACACCTGGCCAAGAGTAGGGAGTCCCTCCCAAGTGGCCGAATCAAGACGATTGTGCTTAAAGCCCCAGACGTACAATATGTGAACAGGCCATTCCCTGCCTCAGAACACGAAGCCAGGCATTCCTTCCAGTTTGCGGCCTCCGCTGCCCTCCTGGACGGCTACATCTCCGTGGAGTCATTCAAACAGCAGAACATCTCCAGGCCTGAGTTGAGCGAACTTCTCAGAAAGACACACCTGGTGCACCCTTCTGACAACCAGCCCAGCTTCAAGAACCTCTACTGCGAAGTGACGATCGtccttcaggatggagacacgcTGACAGAGCGCTGCGACACCTTCTACGGGCACTGGAGGAAGCCGCTAAGGCAGGCGGATCTGGTGAAGAAGTTCCAGTCTAACGCCACCACGGTCCTCTTGCCGGAAGCTGCTGAAAGCATCGTGGAAGTAGTTGATAACTTAGAAAAGCTAGAAGACTGCGGCTCGTTGGCCTCCCTTCTCAAGGGGGCTGAGTCGACAAGCGAACTGTTAAAACGCAGCAGCAGACAGATTTGA
- the LOC130488307 gene encoding glutamine amidotransferase-like class 1 domain-containing protein 3, mitochondrial translates to MHVVDHLKGNPSSKKRNVLVESARLARGDIQDLAELKVGEFDAVIFPGGFGVAKNLCSWAVDGKDCTVNELVKSTLEEFHSAKKPIGLCCISPVLAAKVFPGCEVTVGHNKNVDGRFPDFETASAIEELGCKHVCKDVNEAQVDSAHKIVTTCAFMCKAPLHKIFDGIGAMVGEVMKLA, encoded by the exons ATGCATGTAGTAGACCATTTAAAAGGCAATCCAAGCAGCAAAAAGAGAAACGTGCTTGTGGAAAGCGCCCGGCTTGCGAGAGGCGACATCCAGGATTTGGCAGAATTGAAAGTGGGCGAATTTGATGCGGTCATTTTCCCAG GGGGGTTTGGTGTAGCGAAGAACCTGTGTTCCTGGGCTGTGGATGGAAAGGACTGCACCGTCAATGAACTTGTGAAGTCGACCCTCGAGGAGTTCCACAGCGCAAAGAAACCCATTGGCTTGTGCTGTATCTCCCCTGTGTTGGCAGCAAAAGTTTTCCCTGGATGTGAAGTCACTGTAGGCCACAATAAAAACGTAGATGGAAG ATTTCCTGACTTTGAGACGGCTTCTGCTATAGAGGAGCTTGGGTGCAAGCATGTGTGCAAAGACGTGAACGAGGCCCAGGTCGATTCGGCCCACAAAATAGTCACCACTTGCGCTTTCATGTGCAAAGCCCCTTTGCACAAAATCTTTGACGGGATCGGAGCGATGGTTGGTGAAGTCATGAAACTTGCCTGA
- the CLN5 gene encoding ceroid-lipofuscinosis neuronal protein 5, translating to MAADGGGGLGPRLWLRFWPGALLLGLAAGCSGPRRWPVPYRRFDYRPPADPYCQARYIFCPTGSSIPVMSDKDVFKVYRLQAPVWEFKYGDLLGHLRIMHDAVGFKSSLTGKNYTMEWYEMFQLGNCTFPHLRPDVPEPFWCNQGAACFYEGIDDAHWKENGTLVQVATITGAMFNEMAKWVEYDNRTGIYYETWMVKESPEECSRVWFEAYECSKFVLRMYQKLADMGAVFKKIQTNYTTLTLFSGEPICLGNETSIFGPRGNKTLATAIRDFYSLFKPYHSVKEFFTNFWKILTKVILKRHFYLFYNLEYWFLPVKYPFVRITYEEIPLPSTKAGRWNPPSQRTSANEIVL from the exons ATGGCGGCGGATGGCGGCGGAGGCCTCGGGCCGCGGCTCTGGCTGCGCTTCTGGCCGGGCGCGCTGCTCCTGGGCCTGGCCGCGGGATGCTCGGGGCCCCGGCGGTGGCCCGTGCCTTACCG GCGCTTTGATTACCGTCCTCCAGCGGATCCTTACTGCCAAGCTCGTTACATCTTCTGCCCAACTGGCTCTTCCATTCCAGTAATGAGCGACAAAGACGTCTTCAAGGTGTATCGGTTGCAAGCGCCTGTCTGGGAGTTCAAGTATGGAGACCTCCTGGGTCACCTG aGAATCATGCACGACGCTGTTGGCTTCAAGAGCTCTTTGACGGGGAAGAACTACACGATGGAATGGTATGAAATGTTCCAGCTGGGGAACTGCACGTTCCCCCACCTCCGCCCTGACGTGCCCGAGCCTTTTTGGTGCAATCAAGGGGCTGCCTGCTTTTACGAAGGAATCGACGACGCCCACTGGAAGGAGAATGGCACCTTGGTTCAGGTCGCCACCATCACGG GAGCGATGTTCAACGAGATGGCAAAATGGGTGGAATACGACAACAGAACCGGAATTTACTATGAGACCTGGATGGTCAAAGAGAGTCCAGAGGAGTGCTCCAGGGTGTGGTTTGAGGCCTACGAATGCTCCAAATTTGTCCTAAGGATGTATCAAAAACTGGCGGACATGGGAGCGGTTTTCAAAAAGATACAAACCAATTACACCACCCTTACTCTCTTCAGCGGAGAACCCATTTGCCTCGGGAATGAAACCTCCATCTTCGGACCCCGAGGCAACAAAACGCTGGCTACGGCTATCAGGGACTTCTATTCTCTCTTCAAACCTTACCATTCAGTCAAAGAGTTCTTCACAAACTTCTGGAAAATACTCACCAAAGTGATTCTGAAGCGTCACTTTTACCTCTTCTACAACTTGGAATACTGGTTTTTACCTGTTAAATATCCTTTTGTGCGAATAACCTATGAAGAAATCCCATTACCTAGTACAAAAGCCGGTAGATGGAATCCTCCTTCACAAAGGACATCAGCAAATGAAATTGTGCTGTGA